The Deinococcus aquiradiocola genome includes a window with the following:
- the proC gene encoding pyrroline-5-carboxylate reductase codes for MKLAIVGVGKLGLSLLEGILKRGVLPPSEIGLMDANTTRAAQLAEKYGTQHLKGNQLNGAGRVLVSVQPRVFPEIAEWLAQPSTGYISTMAGVSTATLTRRLGTKRVVRVMPNLAATIGRAQTAITAPREAQDAGDLDFARSLFGAVGEVYELPEHLFNAFTGMSASGPAYLAVVAEALADGGVRMGLPRALAQELAARLLSASGELLLQRAHPGMLKDEVASPGGTTIAGLEALEQAGVRGGLIAAVVAATRRGTELGHDQE; via the coding sequence ATGAAACTCGCCATCGTAGGCGTCGGCAAGCTGGGCCTGTCACTGCTGGAAGGCATCCTGAAACGCGGCGTGCTCCCCCCGTCCGAGATCGGCCTGATGGACGCCAACACCACCCGCGCCGCGCAGCTCGCCGAGAAGTACGGCACGCAGCACCTCAAAGGCAACCAGCTGAACGGCGCGGGCCGCGTCCTCGTGAGCGTCCAGCCGCGCGTGTTCCCCGAGATCGCCGAGTGGCTCGCGCAGCCCTCCACCGGGTACATCAGCACCATGGCGGGCGTCAGCACCGCGACCCTCACGCGCCGCCTCGGCACGAAACGCGTCGTGCGCGTCATGCCGAACCTCGCCGCCACCATCGGCCGCGCCCAGACGGCCATCACCGCGCCCAGGGAAGCGCAGGACGCGGGCGACCTCGACTTCGCGCGCAGCCTGTTCGGCGCGGTCGGCGAGGTATACGAACTGCCCGAACATCTCTTCAACGCCTTCACCGGCATGAGCGCCTCCGGACCCGCCTACCTCGCGGTGGTCGCCGAAGCGCTCGCGGACGGCGGCGTCCGCATGGGCCTCCCGCGCGCCCTCGCGCAGGAACTCGCCGCGCGCCTCCTGAGCGCCAGCGGCGAACTGCTGCTGCAGCGCGCCCACCCCGGCATGCTGAAAGACGAGGTCGCCAGCCCCGGCGGCACCACCATCGCGGGCCTCGAAGCGCTGGAACAGGCGGGCGTCCGTGGTGGCCTCATCGCCGCCGTGGTCGCCGCCACCCGCAGAGGCACCGAACTCGGCCACGACCAGGAATGA